The window GCTGCTCCTTCCCGTTGGCTTATCCAACCGCTATGTGTTCCTGATCGAAAGGCCGTCCGACCTTCTCACTCCTTCCCTTATTTTTTCCTGGGCGCTTGTCCTGCTCCTTCTGGCAGGGCTGATCCGGCTGTGGAGATACAAGAGGGAACTGGCCTTTCCCGGCTGCTGGTTTCTGATTACCCTCCTGCCAATGGCAAACCTTATCCCCACCAGTACCCAGATGGCTGACCGGTACCTGTACCTGCCCTCCCTGGGCTATTGCCTGGCTGCAGGTCTTCTGATTCAGTCCCTCGGCCAACGGGTATCGCAAGGAGAGGGAGGGAAATTCCTCCGATGGATTCAAATTCTTGTGGCCGGAGGGGTGGTCATGGTCTACGGCTCACTGACTCTGGCCAGAAACCGGGTCTGGCGCGACGACCAGACCCTGTGGGAAGATGCCCTGGCGCAAAACCCCGACAACTACCACGCAGCCGCCGGTCTGGCCAACGCCCTTCTGGTCAGGGCGCAAAAAGAGCGATATCCTGTCCTCAAGAAGCAGTACCTGGACCAGGCGCTGCGGCTCTTGCAGCAGGCCCTTGCCATCAAACCTGATTTTGCCCTGGCTCACCTGGGGATGGGCAATGTCCTGATCGAGGGAGGGAAAATCAGGGAAGCCATCCCCTTCTTCCGGGAAGCCCGCAGGCGGAACGACGAGCGAAGATACGCTTCCCGGATCGAGTATAACCTGGCGGTTGCCTATCTGAAATCCGGTCAGCGCAAAGCCGCAGAAAAAACCTTTGCCTCGGTCATCAGGCAGGATCCGGACTTTGCTTTGGCCTACCTCTCCCTCGGCACCCTGTATTTCGATACCGGCACCCGGCAAGGGTACCGGAAGGCGGAAGAGTGCTACCTCCGGGCAGCCAAGGCCGATCCCGATAATCCGCGAGCCTTCTTTTACCTGGGGATAGCCAGGGAGCGGCTGGGAGACATCTCTTCTGCCATCGAAAGTTATCAGCAGTCACTCCGGCTGGCAACAGCAGATGAATTATCGCTCCTCAATCCGGCGGATATCCACCTGAACCTTGCCGGCCTCTACTATCGTCAGCAGGACTATCAGCAGGCAGTGGAGCACTACCGGCAGGTCCTGGCACTTGATCCCGATAACAGCCAGGCACAGGCCGTGCGATCCATACTGCTTTCTCTCGGTCTCTCGGAGTGAATTGACGGTAAACCGGCAGGTGCTCTCCATCCGGCATTATCGGCCCCTTTCATCCGGCAGGAGTAAAGGGACGCTGTGCGGGATCAGGGTGCAGGTAAATGGGGTATAGCCGAAAAAGTCACCGTCCAGCTCGACGGGAATCGGGCTGGCGGCCTGGATGACCTCGATCTTTTTTCCTCGGTAATAGGCTGCATCCGAAAAGATCGAAGGCCGGTGCAGGACAGCTCCCAGCAGGTAGCGAAAGTAATCCCGCCTGGTGCCTCCGGGAAAAGTGCAGATATCGAGCAGGCCGTCATCAGGCATGGCCTGGTGGGTGATGGAAAAAAACCCTCCGTAGTTTCGGACATTGCCTATGACCGCCGTGGTAACCGGAGCGGTGATCACCCGATCATCGATCATAAGAGTAAAGGGAGAGTAGTGATAATGCTTCAGAGCATTCCACAAAGGGGCAAGGTAGGAAGAAACATGAATCGATCCGGTCCGTATCTGCCGCATAATCCGGGTAACCTCTGCATCCAGGCCGAGGCTGGCTACCATCAGGAACCGGCGGTTTGGCTGCTGGCAGATCTGCCCGCTATCGAGCAGCCGGGTTTTCCCCGACCGGATCAGGGAAAGAAAACCGGCTGGCTTTCGGGGCAGGTGAAATTCTCTGGCCAGAACATTGGCCGTGCCCATGGGAAAGACAGCCAGAGGGATTTCCCGGCCCGCCAGACCATTTATGACCTCATTGATCGTCCCGTCCCCGCCTACCACGATGAGAGGAATTTGAGCCTTCCGTGCTTCCTGCTCCGCATCCTGAGAATGCCGGGTGATATAGACTTCCACCTCTATCCCCTGCTGGCGGAGAAGTCTGGCCAGGCTTGCGCCTTTTTCAAGCCCTCGGCCTGCACCGGAAATGGGATTCATGATAATCTTGAATTGCCGGAATGGCTCTGACATAGTGAAGAAACGTATCAGCTTTGAGAAAAAAATGCAACTCTTTGTGCCCGCTTCCGGCATTATACCACGGAAGAAGTAAGAATGCAGAAATCAAAAACCAAAGCGCCTGCTTTTTCCCCCTGCTTTTCCGCCTCCGGTTCCTGACTCTCTCCGAATCCTGACTTCTGACTTCTGACTTCTGACTCCTGATTTAATGACAATACCTTTTCCAGGATGAGCCACATATATCCAATGAGCATTCTTCACATTCACCCTGACTTTTTCGCTGCTGAATCATCTGCTGCATCGTATTAAACAGGTATTGAAGCACGGGATATTGGATGTGCATCTCGCCTGGATTCCCCAGGTTTAAGGTAATAGACTGGATCATGGGATGGATTCCCCTTTCGGCGCGAAGCTCAGGGGACAAGAAGGCCAGGATGGGATGGAAATCTCTGGTGAGGGCCTCCAGAGCTTCTTTCCACCCGATGTTTCGCTCGTTACACAGGCAGCTCAGGTAGGATGGAGTGGTGGCAATCAGTGTGCAATCAGCTAAACGGCTTCCGGCAATCATTTGCTCTTTCACTGATTTTTGTTCCTCTTCCTCTTCCATCTGGACCGGTCTGAGGGTTTCGAAACCAAAATCCCGGGCAATTTTCTCGATAAGCTGAATGAACGGTTCATCCTCCGAGCATAGGCTCCAACTGATAAAAGCTCTGGGCTCCGTAGAGAGTGGTGGCTTCATATTCTATCCCCTTCCGCAAATTTTAGCCCTGGTTAGTTTGCTGGTTTTCCCGGCTTTCTTATTCTATCGGCAAACTTTTGCTTCCGCCCACTCCTGATTGAAACAATTTTATGCTTCCAGCCTTCTTACTGAACCCTGACCACTTCTTTTTTCATGATCATGGCCAATTCCTTGATCAGGGAGAGGGCTTCCTCCGAAGTCTGACCTGCGCAGGCAACCTCGATGACGGGTGTTCGATAAGCCGGATTAAAAAAATGCACTCCAACTACCCGCTCCGGATAGGAAGTCTTTGAAGCTATTTCATCAATGTCATGAGTTGCAGTAGTGGCAGCCAGGACGGTAGAAGGTGTACACAAATGACTTAAGACGTTAAAGAGCTTTTTCTTGATGCTTAAGCTCTCGACAACCGCCTCGATGACCAGGTCTGATTCGGCGATGAGACTCAGTTCGCTCGTAATATAGATATTGCAGTTGATCCGCTCCTTCTCCTCCTGACCAAGTGGAGGGGCCTGAAAATCCTGCTGCAAAGTGGCCTCGATTTTCCGCTGGATCTTTCGCTCTTCCTGCCGGGTCCATAAAATAACCGGCAAATCAGCCTGGGCCAGGGCAATGGCTATTCCCCGCCCCATCATTCCGCCCCCCAGCACGGCCAACTGATTTATGCTGGAAGTACCTCCTTCTCCCCTGTGCTTATGGTGAAAAATCATACGGACATTTAAACTCCTTCCTCCCCCGGTCTCAAACCTCTGTGAACCTTCAATCCGGTATACCGGCCTTTTTGTTAGGTCGGCCGTCTCGGAAAATAATCCTTAAAAGAGATCATTACCAATTTGTTAAAACAGAATCGCTCTTATGGGAAAGACAACACGTCAAAGTTGTATTTCTCCCGCAGAGACGCTGAGACGCAGAGGATATCATTTTCGGTCATTCTCTGCGCCTCTGCGTCTCTGCGGGAGATCATTCTTCTATCCTTAAAATACGTGCCATCGGATGTGCACCATGTATCCCATATGAGCAAACAGAATTCCTCACTCCTCATAAACGGTTAAGCGGGAGAGTGAGTACAGGCTGTCGGGAGGCCGCGGCGGGATTGATCAATCCCGCCGCTCCGAAGAGGGGAAGGGATCTACTGAATCTGCTTTGCCACCTTGGTTTCTCCATTCACTACTGCAATAATATACTTTCCGGACAGGGATGTCCGGGACACATGAGAAAACGGAACCGATTTACTCATGCCAGCACTTAAGCCTCTTTTGATGGAAGTCTTGCCAAGAAGTGTCCCCAGATCCGTTCCATTCTCGGAAAGGTAAAAGGCTATATCAAAACTGCCGATGTTTTTGTCCTCAGTATTGCTTACCCTGAGCACTCCGTACAACAGCCATCTTTTGATAAGACGAGAATGAGAAAGGTTTACCCAGGTTCCTGTAAGAGAAAACACGGTGATGCAGCCAGCTTTGGTTTTAATGGCCTTCCCTCCAGGGCCACTTGCGGTAAGAGTGATTGTATAGGTTCCCGGCGAGGTATAGGTGTAGATCGAGGTCATTTCGGCTGTGGTGTCTGTGGTACTCGTCTGATTAAATGTCGTTCCGTCGCCATAATCCCAGAGCAGGCTCTCTACCGGTCCTCCCGTATTCAGGGCTTTCACGGTAACTGCAAGCGGTACGGCTCCACTTGCCGGTGTTACAGAAAAATCTATCACCGGCGGCCCATACACCGTGATGCAGGAAGGTCTGGTTTTGGTACTCTTCCCGCCGGGGCCTGTTGCCGTAAGGCTCACGGTGTAGGTCCCATCTGAGGTATAAGTGTGGCTGGGATTCATCTGGCTGCTGCTTGCTCCATCGCCAAAGTTCCACAGCCAGCTATTCACCGGCCCTCCGCTGTTCGTGGCGCTGAAGGTCACGGCAAGTGGGGATGCTCCGCTTGCAGGTGAAGCGGTAAATTCAACCACCGGCGGCCCATACACCGTGATGCAGGAAGGTCTGGTTTTGGTATTGCTTCCTCCCGGCCCTGTTGCCGTAAGGCTCACGGTATAGGTCCCCGCTGCGGTGTAGGTATGGCTGGGATTCATCTGGCTGCTGCTTGCTCCATCGCCAAAGTTCCACAGCCAGCTACTTACTGACCCTCCACTGTTCGTGGTGTTGAAGACTACGCTCAGTGGCGCTGCTCCGCTCGCCGGTGAAGCGGTAAATTCAACCACCGGAAGAGAAGCGGAAACAGAACCAAAGGCATAGAGCTTGCCGTCATCGCTCCCGACATAGACTGTGCCATCCACTCCTATAGCGGGGGAGGATTCAATCCGGCCTCCTGTCTGGTAACTCCACTTCAGGCTGCCATTGGGATTCAGAGCATAGACTTTGTTGTCATAACTTCCAACATAGACCGTTCCATCCGCACCCAAAGCGGGGGAGGAGTGGACACACCCGCCTGTCCGGTAACTCCACTTCAGACTGCCATTGGGATGCAGGGCATAGACCTTGTTGTCATAACTTCCAACGTAAATCGTGCCATCCGCTCCTATGGCCGGTGAGGAATTGATTCCGCCACCGGTCAGGTAACTCCACTTCAGGCTGCCATTGGAGCTCAGGGCATAGAGCCTGCCATCCCAGCTTCCCACATAAATGGTGCCATCATCCCCGACAGCCGGGGAGGAACCGACATAGTTACCGGCCTGGTAGCTCCACTTCAGGCTGCCATTGGGATCGAGGGCATAGACCTTGCCGTTATTACTTCCGACATACAGAGTGCCGTCATTTCCTAATGCCGGTGAGGAGTAAATATAATCCCCTGTTTGGCAGCTCCATTTCAGACTGCCATTGGGATCGAGGGCATAGACTTTGTCCTGCTCACTTGCAACGTAGACCGTGCCGTCATCCCCTAATGCTGGTGAGGAAAATATACTGTCTCCGGTTCGATAGCTCCACTTCAGGCTGCCATCGGGATCAAGGGCATAGATCCTGTCATATCTTATGCTTCCGATATAGATTGTGCCATCTGCTCCGATAGCCGGTGTGGAAGAGGTATACCCGGCTGGATAACTCCACTTCAGGCTGCCATTGGGATCGAGGGCATAGACCTTATCCTGCTCGCTTCCAACATAGATCGTTCCCTTGGTATCTATGGCTGGTGAACCAACCTGAGCACCGATCTGGTAGCTCCACTTGAGGGAATTGGTTTGCGCCCCAAGGTAAGGGCTGCGGCCGGTGTGCCTGGCATCGTGCCCCCGGCATGGCCAGGCACTTTTGGCCAGACTTTCACTTGCCCTGACACCAAAGGCATACAGTTTGCCATCGCCGCTTCCGATATAGACCGTGCCATCATCTCCTATGGCCGGTGAGGAATAGACCCTGCCTCCCGTTTGATAGCTCCATTTCAGGCTGCCGTTGGGGTTAAGGGCATAAATAATGGCATCGCCACATCCGAAATAGACTGTACCGTCCGCGCCTATGGCTGGCAGGTCGAAGACCCCGCCCCCGGTCTGGTAACTCCATTTCAGGTTGCCCGCCGGGGTAAAGGCATAGATATTCGTGTCCCCGCTCCCGACATAGATTGTGCCATCCGATCCTATGGCCGGTGAGGAGGAGATATACCCTCCGGTCTGGTGGCTCCATTTCAGGGTGCCATTGGGATTCAGGGCGTAGAGCCTGCCATCATTGCTTCCGATATAGATCGAGCCGTCAGCACCTATGGCCGGTGAGGAGAATATCCCGTCCCCGGTCTGGTAGCTCCATTTCAGGGTGCCATTCGGATTCAGCGCATAGAGCCTGCCGTCGTTACCTCCGATATAGATCGAGCCATCAACTCCTATGGCCGGTGCGTCCCAGATATTGTTCCCGTTTTGATAACTCCATTTCAGGCTGCCGTTGGGATCGAAGGCGTAAACCCGGTAATCGTCACTTCCGATATAAACCGTGCCATCCGCTCCTATCGCCGGTGAAGAATGAATAGCGCTCCCCGTTCCATATTTCCACCTCAAACTGCCATTCGGATCAAGGGCATAGACCCCGCCATCGTAACTTCCGAAATAGACCCTGCCATCCGATCCTATGGCCGGGGAGGAGTAAATCTTTCCTCCGGTTTTATAGCTCCACTTCAGGCTGCCGTCGGACCTGAGAGCATACAGCTTTTCATCGTTACTTCCGACGTAGACCGTACCGTCAGCGCCTATGGCCGGTGAGGAGGAAACCCCGCTCCCGGTCTGGTAGCTCCAGAGCAAAGAATTGGTTTGCGCTCCAGAATACGGGCTTTGGCCGGTGCGCCTTCCCTCATGCCCCAGACACGGCCAGGCACTGCCAGCCAGCCCCGCTGCTGATGCAGGGCCGGGCGCTGCTGCCAGCACAAAGATAAAGATACACGATGCTGCCGCACAAGCCGCGAAAAACCACCTGATCTTATGATCTTCCATACGTTATCCCCTCCTGTTATGTTCCCTGACCTTATAACCTTATGGCATCCTGCTTCTGCTCATCCTGATCATGTTGCTCATCCTGGTTTTTCTCATCGACACTGCTGTCTCAGAGAGTTTTTCTCAGCTTTTCTCACCTCACTGCTCACGAGGAGGCCCAGGCAGTCACCTTATCGTAATGGGATTTCAAATAGGAACCGCTAAATCCAAATGAAGCATTTATCGTATTCAGTTCGATTTCCTGTATTATTTCGGATATTTTTACTGAATCATCTATAGGAAAGCCCCTTGCCGGATACTTATGGTTGCCTATAGCGGTTCTCAACCGGCTATACTACAAAGACAAAGGTAAAGGTAGTAAAGGTAAAGGACACCATCGGGTATTAATCCTGACTGGAGTACATTGCACGTTTAATGGGTGACCCTGAATTTCAAAAGATACTGACCTGCTGCAAATCCGTACAGACAGGGCAACCAGGCAGGTTTTGCAGGAATATCCGGCCATAGGGCTTGGTGAGCAGGCGGCGGTCGAGGATGCACAGAAGCCCCCGGTCCTCGCGGCTGCGGATCAGGCGGCCTACGCCCTGGCGCAGGGTGATAATGGCCTGCGGGATCTGGTAGGTCAAAAAAGGATTGCCTCCGCTCTCCCGCAGGAAATCGATCCTGGCCTCCGTAAGGGGCTCGGTCGGAACGGCGAAGGGGAGGCGGTCGATAACCACGCAGCTCAGGGCATCTCCCTGGACATCCACCCCTTCCCAGAAAGAGCTGGTGGCAAAGAGAACCGAGTGAACATCTTTTTTGAATTCTTCGAGGAGAGCGGTCTTGGGGCGCTCTCCCTGGCGGAGCATCTGATAAGGAAGTTTGTCCTGGAGCAGCCGGTAGATCTGATCGAGGTTTTTATAGCTGGTAAAGAGAATAAAGGCCCGGCCACGGGACACGGTAATGATTCGCTCGATTTCCTCTGCGGCCCGGTGAATGAATTCGGCCTGCTGGGGGTCGGGGAGGTGGGTTGGAACGTAAATCAGGGCCTGCCTGGTATAATCGAAGTGCGACTTGAGCACCAGCTCGGTTGCGGATTCAAGCCCCAGGCGGGATTTGAGGTAGTCGAACTTTCCATCCACCGACAGGGTGGCAGAAGTTAAGACCAGCCGCCGCATCTTGCTGAACAGGAGCCGTTTCAGGTCAGCGGACACATCGATCGGCGAGGCGTGCAGATACACTGCCCTGGTGCGGCTTTCGACCCAGTAGACATATTCCGGATCAGCCATGTCCATGATAAAGCGCAGGTTACCCTGAATCTCGCGGCTTCGGCGCT is drawn from bacterium and contains these coding sequences:
- a CDS encoding 3-hydroxyacyl-CoA dehydrogenase NAD-binding domain-containing protein, with translation MIFHHKHRGEGGTSSINQLAVLGGGMMGRGIAIALAQADLPVILWTRQEERKIQRKIEATLQQDFQAPPLGQEEKERINCNIYITSELSLIAESDLVIEAVVESLSIKKKLFNVLSHLCTPSTVLAATTATHDIDEIASKTSYPERVVGVHFFNPAYRTPVIEVACAGQTSEEALSLIKELAMIMKKEVVRVQ
- a CDS encoding diacylglycerol kinase family protein, which codes for MSEPFRQFKIIMNPISGAGRGLEKGASLARLLRQQGIEVEVYITRHSQDAEQEARKAQIPLIVVGGDGTINEVINGLAGREIPLAVFPMGTANVLAREFHLPRKPAGFLSLIRSGKTRLLDSGQICQQPNRRFLMVASLGLDAEVTRIMRQIRTGSIHVSSYLAPLWNALKHYHYSPFTLMIDDRVITAPVTTAVIGNVRNYGGFFSITHQAMPDDGLLDICTFPGGTRRDYFRYLLGAVLHRPSIFSDAAYYRGKKIEVIQAASPIPVELDGDFFGYTPFTCTLIPHSVPLLLPDERGR
- a CDS encoding PQQ-binding-like beta-propeller repeat protein → MEDHKIRWFFAACAAASCIFIFVLAAAPGPASAAGLAGSAWPCLGHEGRRTGQSPYSGAQTNSLLWSYQTGSGVSSSPAIGADGTVYVGSNDEKLYALRSDGSLKWSYKTGGKIYSSPAIGSDGRVYFGSYDGGVYALDPNGSLRWKYGTGSAIHSSPAIGADGTVYIGSDDYRVYAFDPNGSLKWSYQNGNNIWDAPAIGVDGSIYIGGNDGRLYALNPNGTLKWSYQTGDGIFSSPAIGADGSIYIGSNDGRLYALNPNGTLKWSHQTGGYISSSPAIGSDGTIYVGSGDTNIYAFTPAGNLKWSYQTGGGVFDLPAIGADGTVYFGCGDAIIYALNPNGSLKWSYQTGGRVYSSPAIGDDGTVYIGSGDGKLYAFGVRASESLAKSAWPCRGHDARHTGRSPYLGAQTNSLKWSYQIGAQVGSPAIDTKGTIYVGSEQDKVYALDPNGSLKWSYPAGYTSSTPAIGADGTIYIGSIRYDRIYALDPDGSLKWSYRTGDSIFSSPALGDDGTVYVASEQDKVYALDPNGSLKWSCQTGDYIYSSPALGNDGTLYVGSNNGKVYALDPNGSLKWSYQAGNYVGSSPAVGDDGTIYVGSWDGRLYALSSNGSLKWSYLTGGGINSSPAIGADGTIYVGSYDNKVYALHPNGSLKWSYRTGGCVHSSPALGADGTVYVGSYDNKVYALNPNGSLKWSYQTGGRIESSPAIGVDGTVYVGSDDGKLYAFGSVSASLPVVEFTASPASGAAPLSVVFNTTNSGGSVSSWLWNFGDGASSSQMNPSHTYTAAGTYTVSLTATGPGGSNTKTRPSCITVYGPPVVEFTASPASGASPLAVTFSATNSGGPVNSWLWNFGDGASSSQMNPSHTYTSDGTYTVSLTATGPGGKSTKTRPSCITVYGPPVIDFSVTPASGAVPLAVTVKALNTGGPVESLLWDYGDGTTFNQTSTTDTTAEMTSIYTYTSPGTYTITLTASGPGGKAIKTKAGCITVFSLTGTWVNLSHSRLIKRWLLYGVLRVSNTEDKNIGSFDIAFYLSENGTDLGTLLGKTSIKRGLSAGMSKSVPFSHVSRTSLSGKYIIAVVNGETKVAKQIQ
- a CDS encoding tetratricopeptide repeat protein, yielding MKPFSSPSACISWRQLRLAILLPVILGGLCFANSLNNSLLNWDDQVYISENPYIRTLSVSTIEALFSRPYFKNYAPIHVLSYQVDYHLFGFHPHGYRLINILLHILNSVLIFFLILECYPESFPAALAAAAIFAVHTIHVESVVWLSQRKDVLSAFFFLLSLHGYIRFRKKAGWPWYGLSLGLFSLALLTKPIAVTLPLVLVLYELCFQEGEPAGRWRNVIPFFLLAGLAAAATCWAQYVDSGIKQYVGHSPLSSLLLTGKILILYLGKLLLPVGLSNRYVFLIERPSDLLTPSLIFSWALVLLLLAGLIRLWRYKRELAFPGCWFLITLLPMANLIPTSTQMADRYLYLPSLGYCLAAGLLIQSLGQRVSQGEGGKFLRWIQILVAGGVVMVYGSLTLARNRVWRDDQTLWEDALAQNPDNYHAAAGLANALLVRAQKERYPVLKKQYLDQALRLLQQALAIKPDFALAHLGMGNVLIEGGKIREAIPFFREARRRNDERRYASRIEYNLAVAYLKSGQRKAAEKTFASVIRQDPDFALAYLSLGTLYFDTGTRQGYRKAEECYLRAAKADPDNPRAFFYLGIARERLGDISSAIESYQQSLRLATADELSLLNPADIHLNLAGLYYRQQDYQQAVEHYRQVLALDPDNSQAQAVRSILLSLGLSE